Sequence from the Saccharopolyspora pogona genome:
GAACCGCTGGTGCGCGCCGGGCTGAACCGGGTCAACGTCTCGCTGGACACCCTCGACCGCGACGTGTTCAAGCGACTCGCCCGCCGCGACCGCCTCGACGACGTGCTCGCCGGGCTCGCGGCGGCGAAGACGATGCGGCTGGAACCGGTCAAGGTCAACGCGGTGCTGATGCGCGGGATCAACGACCACGAGGCCCGCGACCTGCTGCGGTTCTGCATCGAGCACGGCTACCAGCTGCGGTTCATCGAGCAGATGCCGCTGGACGCCCAGCACGACTGGGACCGCGAGCAGATGATCACCGCAGAGGAGATCCTGGACCGGCTCAGCGCCGAGTTCGACCTCACCCCGGACGTCGCCGAGCGGGGGTCCGCCCCCGCTGAGCGCTGGCTGGTCGACGGCGGGCCAGCCACGGTCGGCGTGATCGCCTCGGTGACCAGGCCGTTCTGCTCGGCGTGCGACCGGACCCGGCTGACCGCCGACGGCCAGTTGCGCTCGTGCCTGTTCTCGACGACCGAGACGGACCTGCGCGGGCCGATGCGCGCCGGGGCGGACGACACCGAACTGATCCGGTTGTGGCAGGAGACGATGTGGGCGAAAGCCGCGGGGCACGGCATGGACTCGGGCGAGTTCGCCCAGCCGGCCCGGCCGATGAGCGCTATCGGGGGTTGAGCGGATGACGGCGCTGCCGGACCAGGCCAGGACCGTCGCGGTGCAGGTGAGGTACTTCGCAGGCGCCCGCGCGGCCGCCGGAGTCCAGGAGGAGACGGTGCGCGTCGCGCGGCCGGACGGTGCCGCGGTGACCGCTGCGGGCGTCATCGCCGCCGCGCTGAACCTGCACGACGAGAAGCTGTCGAAGGTGCTGCCGGCGTGCAGCTTCCTGCTCGACGGCGTCGCCGTCCGGGACCGCAGCGTCGAGGTCTCCGACGACGCGACGCTGGACGTCCTCCCGCCGTTCGCGGGCGGCTGAACCGCACCCTCTTAGTTAGAGCCTTTTGTTGAATGGTCTGGGTGGGTGGTCGCTTAGCGGAACCTGAGAGGTTCCCTGGACTGCGGGTGCCCCTCCTGATGTATGTCCAATACGCGGCGGAGGGGCCGTCCTCGCCAGAAAACCTCTCAGAACCCGCCGATGGTCGTCTTGGCAAGGTGAATGCAAGCGGCTACGCCGCTTCCAAAGGCGCGGACGGCATTCGCCGACAGGCTCTTAGCCCCTCCGGACTGACACTGACATTACTGCGCGCGCGGGCGTGCGCGCGCACGCGAATACAACATGCGTCGGCGTGTCCTACACGCTCACCCGGGTGACATTTTGATATCGCTCCAGACCATGTCGATCTTGATTCGCGAGCTGCGTCCTTCGGCAGCCTTAACGGCCCCTGATCTAGCGACATAGATCGCTACTCTGTGCACCGATGCGAACCCTCTTCGTGATCGTCTCGACGGTGTCCCGGCACGCTCGGGCGAGAGCGAAGAGGAGCCGACGGCGCGGTGAACCACTGCGACGAGCGTTGCTCGGAGGGGGCAACGAGGTGACCCATGACTCACTGTCGGTGATCGATATCGGCCCGGAAACGACTTGGTAACAACGCCCTGATCAGCACAAATACCCCGGATCGAAGCACCTACCCCCACTGTTACTGTGATCAGCGTCACATGATCTCAGGTTTCCGATCTCCGCGTTGGTTACGTAGTGTCGCTCCTCGGTCGGCCCCGAACCGATCAGCAAGGAGCGGAAGCCC
This genomic interval carries:
- the moaA gene encoding GTP 3',8-cyclase MoaA; translation: MTAVDLGIPLVRRTTDTSARPDTPRLVDRFGRVATDLRVSLIDKCNLRCTYCMPAEGLPWLKRAELLDTDEMNRLIRIAVEELGVNTVRFTGGEPLLRQDLVDIIAATAALPGHPKTSLTTNGINLGGYAEPLVRAGLNRVNVSLDTLDRDVFKRLARRDRLDDVLAGLAAAKTMRLEPVKVNAVLMRGINDHEARDLLRFCIEHGYQLRFIEQMPLDAQHDWDREQMITAEEILDRLSAEFDLTPDVAERGSAPAERWLVDGGPATVGVIASVTRPFCSACDRTRLTADGQLRSCLFSTTETDLRGPMRAGADDTELIRLWQETMWAKAAGHGMDSGEFAQPARPMSAIGG
- a CDS encoding MoaD/ThiS family protein, which produces MTALPDQARTVAVQVRYFAGARAAAGVQEETVRVARPDGAAVTAAGVIAAALNLHDEKLSKVLPACSFLLDGVAVRDRSVEVSDDATLDVLPPFAGG